One stretch of Serinicoccus hydrothermalis DNA includes these proteins:
- a CDS encoding WXG100 family type VII secretion target — MAVGGELATLRDLHKTLDTSAQEIEKVSGDVDKSVQSTVWTGTNAEKFRDAWQTFKPTLTPKLVEAMNEAKEDIKMQHNNLAAATGESDRI, encoded by the coding sequence ATGGCCGTTGGTGGTGAACTCGCGACCCTGCGAGACCTGCACAAGACGCTCGACACGTCCGCCCAGGAGATCGAGAAGGTCTCCGGCGACGTCGACAAGTCGGTCCAGAGCACGGTGTGGACCGGCACCAACGCGGAGAAGTTCCGCGACGCCTGGCAGACCTTCAAGCCGACGCTGACGCCGAAGCTGGTCGAGGCGATGAACGAGGCCAAGGAAGACATCAAGATGCAGCACAACAACCTGGCCGCCGCCACCGGCGAGTCGGACCGCATCTGA
- a CDS encoding acyltransferase family protein has protein sequence MRADIQTLRAVAVVLVLLWHAGVPGLRGGYVGVDVFLVVSGFLMTQILLTEVQERGRLDLPRFYLRRARRLLPAAAVTVVGVALITVALLPLTRWREVAGDIVASAFYVVNWRLAARSVDYLAADAPPSPLQHFWSLAVEEQFYLVWPVLLALVVVLPGRGRGTASRVALLAGVLGALSLAWSAWLSQVDPGRAYFVTTTRVWELALGAVLAALWPWWVARAPGSRVALALVGAGLGAVLASALLLDEATAFPGTAALLPTLGTVAVLLGGPFVSGAPRAALAWSPAQRTGDISYSLYLWHWPLLVAAGALTGATEPTWAVGLLVVALSFPVAWLSYRFVEEPFRGRIPRTTVRVTTRRLFRWAGGYALGCVVCAAAVVASVTVLGPGGPLSRAVAVEPSPDRAGDDVYTPFYDGCELLPGAEHATRCVDGDTEGTTRVVLVGDSHAVMWMPALAAAGAERGWRVELLAHTGCPAAEVIPMTGDRPKWICRAWLEEVTAAVAEDPPDVVLTAQVPVPRLWIDEQVVPSAEVGGPMAAGIERAWEELGAGGSAVATIMPTPRFEVDVPECVAEHPIEVEACGRDAAQALAPVSGPVEQALAQDPEVVPVDLTGQLCPQGWCPAVDDGVLVWTDSNHLSRTRSLQLAGPLGEALAAVAGTRR, from the coding sequence ATGCGCGCAGACATCCAGACGCTCCGGGCGGTCGCGGTCGTGCTGGTGCTGCTGTGGCACGCGGGCGTGCCGGGACTGCGCGGGGGGTATGTCGGGGTCGACGTCTTCCTCGTCGTGTCGGGCTTCCTCATGACCCAGATCCTCCTCACCGAGGTGCAGGAGCGGGGGCGGCTGGACCTGCCCCGCTTCTACCTGCGCCGCGCGCGGCGGCTGCTGCCCGCCGCCGCCGTCACGGTCGTCGGGGTCGCGCTCATCACCGTCGCGCTGCTGCCGCTCACGCGGTGGCGCGAGGTCGCCGGGGACATCGTGGCCAGCGCGTTCTACGTCGTGAACTGGCGACTGGCGGCCCGCTCGGTCGACTACCTCGCCGCCGACGCCCCGCCCTCGCCGCTGCAGCACTTCTGGTCGCTGGCCGTCGAGGAGCAGTTCTACCTCGTGTGGCCGGTCCTGCTCGCGCTCGTCGTGGTGCTCCCGGGCCGAGGTCGCGGCACGGCGTCGAGGGTGGCGCTGCTGGCGGGGGTGCTCGGCGCGCTCTCGCTCGCCTGGTCGGCCTGGCTCTCCCAGGTCGACCCCGGCCGGGCCTACTTCGTCACGACGACGCGCGTGTGGGAGCTGGCCCTCGGTGCCGTCCTGGCGGCGCTGTGGCCGTGGTGGGTGGCGCGCGCACCGGGCTCTCGCGTCGCGCTGGCCCTGGTGGGGGCGGGCCTGGGCGCGGTGCTCGCCTCGGCGCTGCTGCTCGACGAGGCGACCGCCTTCCCGGGGACCGCGGCCCTGCTCCCGACCCTGGGCACCGTGGCGGTCCTGCTCGGCGGGCCCTTCGTGTCCGGGGCCCCGCGCGCGGCCCTCGCCTGGTCGCCGGCGCAGCGCACGGGCGACATCTCCTACTCGCTCTACCTCTGGCACTGGCCACTTCTCGTGGCGGCGGGGGCGCTGACCGGCGCCACCGAGCCCACCTGGGCGGTCGGGCTGCTCGTGGTCGCGCTGTCCTTCCCCGTGGCGTGGCTGTCCTACCGCTTCGTCGAGGAGCCCTTCCGCGGACGGATCCCCCGCACAACGGTCCGGGTCACCACCCGGCGCCTCTTCCGCTGGGCCGGGGGGTATGCCCTCGGCTGCGTCGTGTGCGCGGCCGCGGTGGTGGCGTCGGTGACCGTGCTCGGGCCGGGTGGACCGCTGTCGCGCGCCGTGGCGGTGGAGCCGAGCCCGGACCGCGCCGGGGACGACGTCTACACGCCGTTCTACGACGGCTGTGAGCTGCTGCCCGGTGCCGAGCACGCGACCCGGTGCGTCGACGGCGACACCGAGGGCACCACCCGGGTGGTGCTCGTCGGGGACTCGCACGCCGTCATGTGGATGCCGGCGCTGGCCGCCGCGGGCGCCGAGCGCGGCTGGCGGGTGGAGCTCCTGGCGCACACCGGCTGCCCGGCGGCCGAGGTCATACCGATGACCGGTGATCGACCGAAGTGGATCTGCCGCGCCTGGCTCGAGGAGGTGACCGCGGCCGTCGCCGAGGACCCGCCCGACGTGGTCCTCACCGCCCAGGTGCCGGTCCCGCGGCTGTGGATCGACGAGCAGGTGGTCCCCTCCGCCGAGGTGGGCGGACCGATGGCGGCCGGGATCGAGCGGGCCTGGGAGGAGCTCGGGGCCGGCGGGTCGGCGGTGGCGACGATCATGCCCACGCCCCGCTTCGAGGTCGACGTCCCGGAGTGCGTGGCCGAGCACCCGATCGAGGTCGAGGCCTGCGGCCGTGACGCCGCGCAGGCGCTGGCCCCGGTGTCCGGGCCGGTCGAGCAGGCGCTCGCGCAGGACCCCGAGGTCGTCCCCGTCGACCTCACCGGGCAGCTCTGCCCGCAGGGCTGGTGCCCGGCCGTCGACGACGGCGTGCTCGTGTGGACCGACAGCAACCACCTGAGCCGCACCCGGTCGCTGCAGCTGGCCGGGCCGCTCGGCGAGGCGCTCGCCGCGGTCGCCGGGACCCGCCGCTGA
- a CDS encoding FtsK/SpoIIIE domain-containing protein, whose product MRLLITAIAAGEVARAGGSATPHDLVVDTEDDATVGDLAVALGRRLAAQQRTAPLAAVGAAAGSGGETAAPQLRVVRPEGEAGAGQLEVEPADPAQAPPLYVGDRRLDPGMPLADSPVRHGSVVGVGQPVGDLLAEPLGSVEVRISSGPGAGTVARLSTGDHVVGTSPHASVALPPVGLPEVCLTLRVLPDGSVQLDPEPELTGVLQQPIWRRRPLPGPIVLDADAEIQQREAGESTYSELPPGTRVISSDAPTPLLHVDREEVEPGQVWEPGQALVVGPCLLELTIPSAPDASLSLSPQGSTLDYNRPPRLLPAPRQTEFTLPHEPKRPLGQQIPWAFIFLPAVAGLAMYLITGRLYTLIFIALTPLMALSNWVTGRTQERKRYRSDFAEFTTRTRKVQQSALAGLADERSARRRDFADPGEILMTAIGPRRRLWERRRSDPDWLLARFGTADQVSSVTVKSNAREEHEGDLAWTAPDVPVTVSLLEAGVTGLAGPRRRDVGRWVLAQLAVLHSPVDLDMTLLTSSEGEADWHWARWLPHLRSDEGDPELAQVGVDEQTTARRIGELVTELERRIDMTDQGSFASKGVTFPPLLVVLDGSRRLRLLPGMVPLLQRGPSVGITFLCLDEDERLLPEECHAVVQADEPLMRVTVSEKWVTEGVRPDLVSAAWAERVARAVAPVRDVSAEDAAATIPTSSRLLDVLRLDPPTSPAVQERWVSVGRTTQAVIGEGTEGAFAIDMVKDGPHGLVAGTTGSGKSELLQTIIASLAVHNRPDEMTFVLVDYKGGAAFKDCNRLPHTVGMVTDLDGHLTGRALESLGAELRRREHQLAGADAKDIEDYLATKGPEDEPMPRLLIVIDEFAALVAELPDFVTGLVDIARRGRSLGVHLILATQRPAGVVSAEIKSNTNLRIALRVTDTNDSQDVIEAREAAQISKATPGRGYARLGHSSLIPFQSSRVGGRPRPEGRAADIELRGMPFAELGVAPPRPEVAEEDVTIPTDLAALVEACQQASSESGISAPPSPWLPALGDVVTLEQVLEQFPSATPDVDRLRLPLGLVDLPAEQRRDVAAYDLDTGAHLAIVGAARTGRSTALRAVAGAVARDLSPEDVHIFGVDCGNNALLPLMALPHVGAVVARDQTDRMDRLVTRLRALISDRQQQLAQAGFADVAEQRAGAAPGERLPYVLILFDRWEGFFQAYDALDGGKLVTAFQQILQEGAAVGVRMVVTGDRTLVSGRMGTLLDDKIMLRMTDKSDFSNIGMQTKKVPETMVEGRGFRAEGLREVQFALLADDPAGTAQVRALQELGKAATQRYAELPRSRRPFHVDVLPVRFTAEQAAELRTQEESQGITVPETSLAVAVGGDTLGLRHLDAVDHGPAVLVTGPRRSGRSSVLRQIAAEALRRSWQVAVVTPRKSPLRDLEGATGVHGPWDLTSDKDEVTEQLTALVEGEEPLVILVDDTELVGSDGWLAEALVAAMEKMRDSGKMLVGAGTAGDMQSHYRGPSAVLKKSGNGILLNPQSSADADLFGARLNRSAFGQSLPPGGGYLLVAGQPERVQVIWEG is encoded by the coding sequence GTGCGGCTGCTGATCACGGCGATCGCGGCCGGGGAGGTCGCGCGGGCGGGCGGCAGCGCCACCCCGCACGACCTGGTCGTCGACACCGAGGACGACGCCACGGTCGGCGACCTGGCCGTGGCCCTCGGCCGTCGGCTCGCCGCGCAGCAGCGCACCGCCCCGCTGGCCGCGGTCGGGGCCGCCGCCGGCAGCGGGGGCGAGACCGCCGCACCCCAGCTGCGGGTGGTCCGGCCCGAGGGGGAGGCCGGGGCCGGGCAGCTCGAGGTCGAGCCCGCGGATCCCGCGCAGGCACCCCCGCTCTACGTCGGTGACCGGCGCCTGGACCCGGGTATGCCGCTGGCCGACAGCCCCGTCCGGCACGGCTCCGTCGTCGGGGTGGGACAGCCGGTCGGTGACCTGCTGGCCGAGCCCCTGGGCAGCGTCGAGGTCCGCATCTCCTCGGGCCCGGGCGCGGGGACGGTGGCCCGGCTCAGCACCGGGGACCACGTCGTGGGGACCTCGCCGCACGCCTCCGTCGCGCTGCCGCCCGTCGGCCTGCCCGAGGTCTGCCTCACGCTGCGCGTGCTGCCGGACGGCTCGGTGCAGCTCGACCCGGAGCCGGAGCTGACCGGCGTGCTGCAGCAGCCGATCTGGCGCCGTCGCCCGCTGCCCGGGCCGATCGTGCTGGACGCCGACGCCGAGATCCAGCAGCGGGAGGCGGGCGAGAGCACCTACAGCGAGCTGCCGCCCGGCACCCGGGTGATCAGCTCGGACGCCCCCACCCCGCTGCTCCACGTGGACCGCGAGGAGGTCGAGCCCGGTCAGGTGTGGGAGCCCGGTCAGGCCCTCGTCGTCGGTCCGTGCCTGCTCGAGCTGACGATCCCCTCGGCGCCGGACGCCTCGCTCTCGCTCAGCCCGCAGGGCTCCACGCTGGACTACAACCGCCCCCCGCGGCTCCTGCCGGCGCCGCGGCAGACCGAGTTCACCCTGCCCCACGAGCCGAAGCGGCCCCTCGGCCAGCAGATCCCGTGGGCCTTCATCTTCCTGCCCGCCGTCGCCGGACTGGCGATGTACCTCATCACCGGCCGGCTCTACACCCTCATCTTCATCGCCCTCACCCCGCTCATGGCGCTGTCCAACTGGGTCACCGGCCGCACCCAGGAGCGCAAGCGCTACCGCAGCGACTTCGCGGAGTTCACGACGCGGACGCGCAAGGTCCAGCAGAGCGCGCTGGCGGGCCTGGCCGACGAGCGCTCCGCCCGTCGACGGGACTTCGCCGACCCCGGTGAGATCCTCATGACGGCGATCGGTCCGCGACGCCGGCTCTGGGAGCGGCGACGCAGCGACCCGGACTGGCTGCTCGCCCGGTTCGGCACGGCCGACCAGGTGTCCTCGGTGACGGTGAAGTCCAACGCCCGCGAGGAGCACGAGGGCGACCTCGCCTGGACCGCGCCGGACGTCCCGGTGACCGTGAGCCTGCTGGAGGCCGGGGTCACGGGGCTGGCCGGGCCCCGGCGCCGGGACGTGGGCCGGTGGGTCCTCGCCCAGCTCGCGGTGCTGCACTCGCCGGTCGACCTGGACATGACGCTGCTCACCTCGTCCGAGGGCGAGGCCGACTGGCACTGGGCCCGCTGGCTGCCCCACCTGCGCTCCGACGAGGGCGACCCGGAGCTGGCCCAGGTGGGGGTGGACGAGCAGACCACGGCGCGGCGGATCGGCGAGCTCGTCACCGAGCTCGAGCGGCGCATCGACATGACCGACCAGGGCTCCTTCGCCAGCAAGGGCGTGACCTTCCCCCCGCTGCTCGTCGTCCTGGACGGCTCCCGCCGGCTCCGGCTGCTCCCCGGCATGGTCCCCCTGCTGCAGCGGGGCCCGTCGGTGGGCATCACCTTCCTCTGCCTCGATGAGGACGAGCGGCTGCTGCCCGAGGAGTGCCACGCCGTGGTGCAGGCGGACGAGCCGCTCATGCGGGTCACGGTGAGCGAGAAGTGGGTGACCGAGGGGGTCCGGCCCGACCTGGTCAGCGCGGCCTGGGCCGAGCGGGTCGCGCGCGCCGTCGCCCCGGTGCGGGATGTCTCCGCCGAGGACGCCGCGGCGACGATCCCGACCTCCAGCCGGCTGCTCGACGTGCTGCGACTGGACCCCCCGACGAGCCCGGCGGTGCAGGAGCGCTGGGTCTCGGTCGGGCGCACCACGCAGGCGGTCATCGGCGAGGGCACCGAGGGCGCTTTCGCCATCGACATGGTCAAGGACGGCCCGCACGGGCTGGTCGCGGGCACCACCGGCTCGGGCAAGTCCGAGCTGCTGCAGACGATCATCGCCTCCCTGGCGGTGCACAACCGGCCGGACGAGATGACCTTCGTCCTCGTGGACTACAAGGGCGGTGCCGCCTTCAAGGACTGCAACCGGTTGCCGCACACGGTCGGCATGGTCACCGACCTGGACGGTCACCTCACGGGGCGCGCCCTGGAGTCGCTGGGTGCCGAGCTGCGCCGCCGCGAGCACCAGCTCGCCGGCGCCGACGCCAAGGACATCGAGGACTACCTCGCGACCAAGGGGCCGGAGGACGAGCCCATGCCGCGGCTGCTCATCGTCATCGACGAGTTCGCGGCGCTCGTGGCCGAGCTGCCGGACTTCGTCACCGGGCTGGTCGACATCGCCCGCCGGGGGCGGTCGCTGGGCGTGCACCTCATCCTCGCGACGCAGCGGCCCGCCGGCGTGGTGAGCGCCGAGATCAAGTCCAACACCAACCTGCGGATCGCGCTGCGCGTCACCGACACCAACGACAGCCAGGACGTCATCGAGGCGCGGGAGGCGGCCCAGATCTCCAAGGCCACCCCCGGGCGTGGCTACGCCCGGCTCGGGCACTCCAGCCTCATCCCGTTCCAGTCCTCCCGGGTGGGGGGTCGGCCCCGCCCCGAGGGCAGGGCGGCCGACATCGAGCTGCGGGGTATGCCCTTCGCCGAGCTCGGCGTGGCCCCGCCGCGCCCGGAGGTGGCCGAGGAGGACGTCACCATCCCCACCGACCTGGCCGCGCTCGTGGAGGCGTGCCAGCAGGCCAGCAGCGAGTCCGGGATCAGTGCCCCGCCGAGCCCGTGGCTGCCCGCCCTCGGTGACGTCGTCACCCTGGAGCAGGTGCTCGAGCAGTTCCCCTCGGCGACGCCGGACGTCGACCGCCTCCGGCTGCCGCTGGGGCTGGTGGACCTCCCGGCCGAGCAGCGGCGCGACGTGGCGGCATACGACCTGGACACCGGTGCCCACCTGGCGATCGTCGGCGCGGCGCGCACCGGGCGCTCCACCGCGCTGCGGGCCGTCGCGGGCGCCGTGGCGCGTGACCTCTCGCCGGAGGACGTCCACATCTTCGGCGTCGACTGCGGCAACAACGCGCTGCTCCCGCTCATGGCGCTCCCGCACGTCGGTGCGGTCGTCGCCCGTGACCAGACCGACCGCATGGACCGCCTGGTCACCCGGCTGCGGGCGCTCATCAGCGACCGGCAGCAGCAGCTCGCGCAGGCCGGCTTCGCCGACGTCGCCGAGCAGCGGGCCGGGGCCGCGCCGGGGGAGCGGCTGCCCTACGTCCTCATCCTCTTCGACCGGTGGGAGGGCTTCTTCCAGGCCTACGACGCCCTGGACGGCGGCAAGCTCGTCACCGCCTTCCAGCAGATCCTGCAGGAGGGCGCCGCCGTCGGGGTGCGGATGGTCGTGACCGGCGACCGCACCCTGGTCTCGGGGCGCATGGGCACCCTGCTGGACGACAAGATCATGCTGCGCATGACCGACAAGAGCGACTTCTCCAACATCGGCATGCAGACCAAGAAGGTCCCCGAGACCATGGTCGAGGGGCGCGGCTTCCGGGCCGAGGGGCTGCGCGAGGTCCAGTTCGCGCTGCTCGCGGACGACCCCGCCGGCACGGCGCAGGTGCGGGCGCTGCAGGAGCTCGGCAAGGCGGCGACGCAGCGGTATGCCGAGCTGCCGCGCTCGCGCCGACCGTTCCACGTCGACGTCCTGCCGGTGCGGTTCACCGCCGAGCAGGCGGCCGAGCTGCGGACCCAGGAGGAGTCGCAGGGCATCACCGTCCCCGAGACCTCGCTCGCGGTGGCCGTCGGCGGCGACACCCTGGGGCTGCGGCACCTGGACGCCGTCGACCACGGCCCCGCGGTGCTCGTGACCGGCCCGAGGCGCAGCGGCCGCTCCAGCGTGCTGCGGCAGATCGCCGCCGAGGCGCTGCGCCGCAGCTGGCAGGTGGCGGTCGTCACCCCGCGCAAGAGCCCGCTGCGGGACCTCGAGGGTGCCACCGGTGTGCATGGTCCTTGGGACCTCACCAGCGACAAGGACGAGGTGACCGAGCAGCTGACCGCGCTCGTCGAGGGGGAGGAGCCCCTGGTGATCCTCGTCGACGACACCGAGCTCGTGGGCTCCGACGGGTGGCTGGCCGAGGCCCTGGTCGCGGCCATGGAGAAGATGCGGGACTCGGGCAAGATGCTCGTCGGGGCCGGCACGGCCGGCGACATGCAGAGCCACTACCGGGGTCCCTCGGCGGTGCTCAAGAAGTCCGGCAACGGCATCCTGCTCAACCCGCAGTCCAGCGCCGACGCCGACCTGTTCGGGGCGCGCCTCAACCGCTCCGCCTTCGGGCAGTCGCTGCCCCCGGGCGGGGGCTACCTGCTCGTGGCCGGTCAGCCCGAGCGGGTCCAGGTGATCTGGGAGGGGTGA
- a CDS encoding Type 1 glutamine amidotransferase-like domain-containing protein codes for MKLLLTSGGVTNASIEAALVEMLGKPVAESSALAIPTATYGHQMCDPGNAWRFLAGESPAPMCDLGWASIGVLELTALPSMDRERWVPWVEQADALLVDGGDATYLAHWMRESGLADLLPGLTDTVWVGLSAGSMVMTPRIGEPFVSWRPEGWSDETLGVVDFSIYPHVGMNPMEGADRWAAPLGVEAYALDDQSAIAVVDGETTVVSEGTWRHLPLVSR; via the coding sequence ATGAAGCTGCTGCTCACCTCGGGCGGGGTGACCAACGCCAGCATCGAGGCCGCGCTGGTCGAGATGCTGGGCAAGCCGGTCGCGGAGTCGAGCGCGCTGGCGATCCCGACCGCGACCTACGGCCACCAGATGTGCGACCCCGGAAACGCCTGGCGCTTCCTCGCCGGTGAGTCCCCGGCCCCGATGTGCGACCTGGGGTGGGCCTCCATCGGTGTCCTCGAGCTCACCGCGCTGCCGAGCATGGACCGGGAGCGCTGGGTGCCCTGGGTGGAGCAGGCCGACGCCCTGCTGGTCGACGGCGGGGACGCGACCTACCTGGCGCACTGGATGCGCGAGTCCGGTCTCGCCGACCTGCTGCCGGGCCTGACGGACACCGTGTGGGTCGGGCTCAGCGCCGGCAGCATGGTCATGACGCCGCGCATCGGCGAGCCCTTTGTCAGCTGGCGCCCCGAGGGCTGGAGCGACGAGACGCTCGGGGTCGTCGACTTCTCGATCTACCCCCACGTCGGGATGAACCCGATGGAGGGGGCGGACCGCTGGGCGGCACCGCTCGGCGTCGAGGCGTATGCCCTGGACGACCAGAGCGCCATCGCGGTGGTCGACGGCGAGACCACGGTGGTCTCGGAGGGCACGTGGCGGCACCTGCCGCTCGTCAGCAGGTAG
- a CDS encoding transglycosylase family protein, protein MKHRATRTRRLGAAAAVTGLAALAGTVSAGSAQAASGETWDRVAQCESGGNWSINTGNGFYGGLQFLQTTWEGFGGTEYAPRADLASRAQQIDIAENVLAVQGPGAWPVCSVEAGLTAGGPAPAEPEPAPAQPEPEPAPAQPEPEPAPAQPEPAPAQQQPAPQQQAAPQQAQPAAPAQDVALAEHVIERGETTGTIAADYGSTVHELVAINDLPHGGSLIYAGHVMLVPADGAPTGAGTYTVERGDTLSQIAAAHGTSVDALVHANGIDDPDLILEGQVLHLG, encoded by the coding sequence ATGAAGCATCGTGCCACCCGCACGCGCCGTCTCGGCGCCGCCGCCGCCGTGACCGGTCTGGCCGCGCTCGCCGGCACCGTCTCCGCCGGCTCGGCCCAGGCCGCCAGCGGCGAGACCTGGGACCGCGTCGCCCAGTGCGAGTCCGGCGGCAACTGGAGCATCAACACCGGCAACGGTTTCTACGGCGGCCTGCAGTTCCTCCAGACCACCTGGGAGGGCTTCGGCGGCACGGAGTATGCCCCCCGCGCCGACCTCGCGAGCCGCGCCCAGCAGATCGACATCGCGGAGAACGTGCTGGCCGTCCAGGGCCCGGGCGCCTGGCCCGTGTGCTCGGTGGAGGCCGGCCTCACCGCCGGCGGCCCCGCGCCGGCCGAGCCGGAGCCTGCCCCTGCGCAGCCCGAGCCGGAGCCTGCCCCCGCGCAGCCCGAGCCGGAGCCCGCCCCCGCGCAGCCCGAGCCGGCACCTGCGCAGCAGCAGCCCGCCCCGCAGCAGCAGGCCGCGCCGCAGCAGGCGCAGCCCGCCGCGCCGGCGCAGGACGTCGCCCTCGCCGAGCACGTCATCGAGCGTGGTGAGACGACCGGCACCATCGCGGCCGACTACGGCTCCACGGTCCACGAGCTCGTCGCGATCAACGACCTGCCGCACGGCGGCTCGCTCATCTACGCTGGGCACGTCATGCTCGTCCCGGCCGACGGTGCGCCCACCGGCGCCGGCACCTACACCGTCGAGCGTGGCGACACCCTGTCGCAGATCGCCGCGGCCCACGGCACCTCGGTCGACGCCCTGGTGCACGCCAACGGCATCGACGACCCGGACCTCATCCTCGAGGGCCAGGTTCTGCACCTCGGCTGA
- a CDS encoding ATP-binding protein, translating into MDPIRNPYAPGAGQRPPELAGRDEQLERFRVVLERIARGRPERSMVLTGLRGVGKTVLLNALRGTAVRSRWGTGKYEARPEQGMRRPMAAALHVAVRELGHPQGDEVDHVLGVIKAFAQKDQPGAKLRDRWNPGIEVAAVTGRADSGDIEIDLVELLSDVGGLAADVGKGVAVFIDEMQDLQPDDVSAICAACHELSQSALPVIVVGAGLPHLPAVLSASKSYSERLFRYTRIDRLSREQAERALQLPAEDEDAAWSPDALEAMYAATGGYPYFLQAYGKEVWDLAPESPISPEDVRVAGPEAEAELAVGFFGSRYERATPGEREYLRAMADLAAERAETGEEVDEIESVATSDIATHLGRKPQSLSPARDALLKKGLIYSGERGRIAFTVPHFGRYLREHT; encoded by the coding sequence GTGGATCCGATCAGAAACCCGTACGCCCCCGGCGCCGGCCAGCGCCCGCCCGAGCTCGCCGGCCGCGACGAGCAGCTGGAGCGCTTCCGGGTCGTGCTGGAGCGCATCGCTCGCGGACGGCCGGAGCGCTCGATGGTGCTCACCGGCCTGCGCGGGGTCGGCAAGACGGTGCTGCTCAACGCGCTGCGGGGCACGGCGGTGCGCAGCCGCTGGGGGACGGGGAAGTACGAGGCGCGGCCCGAGCAAGGGATGCGTCGACCCATGGCCGCCGCGCTGCACGTCGCGGTGCGCGAGCTGGGGCACCCGCAGGGTGACGAGGTCGACCACGTGCTCGGCGTCATCAAGGCCTTCGCACAGAAGGACCAGCCCGGCGCCAAGCTGCGCGACCGGTGGAACCCGGGCATCGAGGTCGCGGCGGTCACGGGGCGGGCCGACTCCGGCGACATCGAGATCGACCTGGTCGAGCTCCTCTCCGACGTGGGCGGCCTCGCGGCCGACGTCGGCAAGGGGGTCGCGGTCTTCATCGACGAGATGCAGGACCTGCAGCCCGACGACGTCTCGGCGATCTGCGCGGCCTGCCACGAGCTGAGCCAGTCGGCGCTGCCGGTCATCGTCGTCGGCGCCGGGCTGCCGCACCTGCCGGCGGTGCTCTCGGCGAGCAAGTCCTACTCCGAGCGCCTCTTCCGCTACACCCGGATCGACCGGCTCTCCCGGGAGCAGGCGGAGCGGGCGCTGCAGCTACCGGCGGAGGACGAGGACGCCGCCTGGTCGCCGGACGCGCTGGAAGCGATGTATGCCGCGACCGGCGGCTACCCCTACTTCCTCCAGGCCTACGGCAAGGAGGTCTGGGACCTCGCGCCGGAGTCGCCGATCAGCCCCGAGGACGTGCGGGTCGCCGGGCCCGAGGCGGAGGCCGAGCTCGCCGTCGGCTTCTTCGGGAGCCGCTACGAGCGGGCCACGCCGGGGGAGCGGGAGTACCTCCGGGCCATGGCCGACCTCGCCGCCGAGCGCGCGGAGACGGGCGAGGAGGTCGACGAGATCGAGTCGGTCGCGACCTCCGACATCGCGACGCACCTGGGCCGCAAGCCGCAGTCCCTGTCGCCGGCGCGCGACGCGCTGCTCAAGAAGGGCCTCATCTACTCCGGCGAGCGGGGCCGGATCGCCTTCACGGTGCCGCACTTCGGGCGCTACCTGCGCGAGCACACCTGA
- a CDS encoding DUF427 domain-containing protein has translation MSAPTESVWDYPRPPALDTSGGEHVVIRVGGQTIAETVAAIRVLETSHPPTYYLPLGAFVTGTLQPARDNRRTTCEFKGSATYFDLVVDGQRLSRAAWTYPDPAPGFEEIADYAAVTPAVVDGATGPEDGCFVDGERVVPQEGDFYGGWITSRVKGPFKGGEGTAGW, from the coding sequence ATGTCTGCACCGACCGAGTCCGTCTGGGACTACCCGCGACCGCCCGCGCTCGACACGAGCGGCGGCGAGCACGTCGTGATCCGGGTCGGCGGGCAGACGATCGCCGAGACGGTGGCGGCGATCCGGGTGCTGGAGACCTCGCACCCGCCGACCTACTACCTCCCCCTCGGCGCCTTCGTCACCGGGACGCTGCAGCCGGCGCGGGACAACCGGCGCACGACGTGCGAGTTCAAGGGGTCGGCCACCTACTTCGACCTCGTCGTCGACGGGCAGCGGCTGAGCCGGGCGGCCTGGACCTATCCCGACCCGGCCCCGGGCTTCGAGGAGATCGCCGACTACGCCGCGGTCACCCCGGCGGTCGTGGACGGCGCGACCGGCCCGGAGGACGGCTGCTTCGTCGACGGTGAGCGCGTCGTGCCGCAGGAGGGCGACTTCTACGGCGGCTGGATCACCTCTCGGGTGAAGGGACCGTTCAAGGGCGGCGAGGGCACCGCGGGCTGGTGA
- a CDS encoding dienelactone hydrolase family protein — MAQVLLYHHIQGLTPGVQAFADELRADGHTVHTPDLFEGHTFGSIEEGFAFARETGFDVLRERGVAVASELEGGLVYAGLSFGVTIAQALAQTEPSAQGALLLHSCLPLSEFGSAWPEGVPVQIHGMEGDEFFDEDLPAARELAESTPAAELFVYPGDQHLFTDSSLPAYDAEATALLLDRVREFLAAR, encoded by the coding sequence ATGGCACAGGTACTGCTCTACCACCACATCCAGGGCCTGACCCCCGGTGTCCAGGCCTTCGCCGACGAGCTGCGGGCGGACGGGCATACCGTACACACGCCCGACCTCTTCGAGGGGCACACGTTCGGCAGCATCGAGGAGGGCTTCGCCTTCGCCCGGGAGACCGGCTTCGACGTCCTCCGCGAGCGCGGCGTGGCCGTCGCGAGCGAGCTGGAGGGAGGGCTGGTGTATGCCGGTCTGTCCTTCGGCGTCACCATCGCCCAGGCGCTCGCGCAGACGGAGCCCTCGGCGCAGGGCGCGCTGCTGCTCCACTCCTGCCTGCCGCTCTCGGAGTTCGGGTCGGCGTGGCCGGAGGGTGTCCCGGTGCAGATCCACGGCATGGAGGGCGACGAGTTCTTCGACGAGGACCTCCCCGCGGCCCGCGAGCTGGCCGAGTCCACGCCGGCCGCCGAGCTCTTCGTCTACCCGGGCGACCAGCACCTCTTCACGGACAGCTCGCTGCCGGCCTACGACGCCGAGGCCACCGCGCTGCTCCTGGACCGGGTGAGGGAGTTCCTCGCCGCCCGCTGA